The proteins below come from a single Hydrogenispora ethanolica genomic window:
- the cysD gene encoding sulfate adenylyltransferase subunit CysD → MEHLEKLENTSVHILREAYASFKNLCMLWSIGKDSTVLLWLARKAFFGHVPFPLIHIDTHYKIPEMIQYRDRLALEWKLDMIYGENREALDQKQTFPDHRTTRIQCCKNLKTEPLKQVLSGAWPRHRLNHDTGKYELDRNTEPFTGVIAGIRADEEGSRSKERYFSPRDLDNTWDIGEQPPEFWNQYKTDFAPGTHIRIHPLLDWTEVDIWEYIGKEKIPVVPLYFDQGDGRRYRSLGCAPCTNPVESTAKNVGEIVAELKSGKFSRVAERSGRAQDKEDGGGLEELRKQGYM, encoded by the coding sequence ATGGAACATCTGGAGAAGTTGGAGAACACCAGCGTGCATATTCTGAGGGAAGCGTATGCTTCCTTTAAGAATCTTTGCATGCTCTGGTCGATCGGAAAAGACAGCACGGTCCTGCTATGGCTGGCCCGGAAGGCTTTTTTCGGGCATGTGCCGTTTCCGCTCATTCATATCGATACCCATTACAAGATTCCCGAAATGATTCAATACCGGGACCGCTTGGCCCTGGAATGGAAGTTGGACATGATCTACGGGGAAAACCGGGAGGCGTTGGATCAAAAGCAGACCTTTCCCGATCACCGGACCACGCGCATTCAATGCTGCAAGAATCTGAAGACCGAACCCTTGAAGCAGGTCCTCAGCGGCGCCTGGCCCCGGCACCGGCTGAACCATGATACCGGGAAGTACGAATTGGACCGGAACACCGAGCCTTTTACCGGAGTGATCGCCGGAATCCGGGCCGACGAAGAAGGCAGCCGTTCCAAAGAACGGTATTTTTCGCCCCGGGACTTGGATAACACCTGGGATATCGGAGAGCAGCCCCCGGAGTTCTGGAATCAATATAAGACCGATTTTGCCCCCGGGACCCATATCCGGATCCATCCCCTGCTGGACTGGACCGAGGTCGATATCTGGGAATACATCGGGAAAGAAAAGATCCCCGTGGTTCCGCTCTATTTTGACCAGGGCGACGGCAGACGCTACCGTTCGCTGGGTTGCGCCCCTTGCACCAACCCGGTGGAATCCACTGCCAAGAATGTCGGGGAGATCGTCGCGGAGCTGAAATCCGGCAAGTTCTCGCGGGTCGCGGAACGGTCCGGGCGGGCCCAAGACAAGGAAGACGGCGGCGGGCTCGAGGAGCTGCGGAAACAAGGATATATGTGA
- the cysC gene encoding adenylyl-sulfate kinase — MAVGNPCPNNLTWAEGKVSYDERCKNLNQHGLVLWLTGLSGAGKTTIAVEVEKELIKRGKSVYRLDGDNIRLGLNSDLGFSEAERNENIRRIVEVAALFKDAGIITLVCFIAPFRKMREYARKKIGSDNFVEIYVKTDLKTCIARDPKGLYRKALNHEIREFTGITSPYEEPDHPDLVIDTERFSVSEAAQKILQKMSPFLKYVYIAVGFCTFENYCGILT, encoded by the coding sequence TTGGCGGTTGGGAATCCATGCCCCAACAATCTGACATGGGCCGAAGGAAAAGTTTCCTACGATGAACGCTGCAAAAATCTGAATCAGCACGGCTTGGTCCTGTGGCTGACCGGCTTATCCGGAGCCGGGAAAACCACCATCGCGGTGGAAGTGGAGAAGGAACTCATCAAACGGGGGAAATCGGTTTATCGTCTGGACGGGGATAACATCCGGCTCGGGCTCAATTCGGATCTGGGCTTTTCCGAGGCCGAGCGGAATGAGAATATTCGAAGGATCGTCGAGGTCGCCGCGTTATTTAAGGATGCCGGCATCATTACGCTGGTCTGTTTTATTGCGCCGTTTCGCAAGATGCGCGAGTATGCCAGGAAAAAAATCGGCAGCGACAATTTTGTGGAGATCTATGTGAAAACCGATTTGAAAACCTGCATCGCCCGGGATCCCAAAGGACTTTACCGCAAAGCCCTCAATCATGAGATTCGGGAATTCACGGGCATTACTTCCCCTTACGAGGAACCGGACCATCCCGATCTGGTGATCGACACCGAACGGTTTTCCGTTTCGGAAGCCGCGCAGAAAATTCTGCAGAAAATGAGTCCGTTCCTTAAATATGTCTATATTGCAGTCGGTTTTTGTACTTTTGAGAATTACTGCGGCATATTGACCTGA
- a CDS encoding tetratricopeptide repeat protein: MQLQTFWQKNIMVVLALWCLLALGIRPGWAGFGIGCLIWLACLIFTASPVFWNLLAGLNPDPVKAERFLKQAIASGARIPQPYIALAVIYTKQSRWAEALPLVEQAMLYSAKKILPQLRIRLASLHRELGQMEAALAILEELAGQGYRDVSLHINLARTYQLTGRFDEALAAADKARSLDLSNPQPVLIAGRVHFDSGDYSAAKADYEWAIDHLSWPVESFYWLGRAQLELLEYREAVENLTKAVERITEEPDLSDVPVAEAQKWLEKAVILAKSAEPAPESDVAESQAQ; the protein is encoded by the coding sequence ATGCAGCTTCAGACATTTTGGCAGAAAAACATCATGGTCGTTCTGGCACTCTGGTGCCTGCTCGCCCTGGGGATCCGGCCGGGCTGGGCCGGGTTTGGCATTGGCTGCCTGATCTGGTTGGCATGCCTTATCTTTACCGCCTCCCCCGTTTTCTGGAACCTGTTGGCCGGTCTGAATCCCGATCCGGTCAAAGCCGAACGTTTTCTGAAACAAGCCATCGCCTCCGGCGCCAGGATCCCCCAGCCCTACATCGCCTTGGCCGTGATTTATACCAAGCAGAGTCGCTGGGCGGAAGCCCTGCCCCTCGTCGAGCAGGCGATGCTATACTCCGCGAAAAAGATCCTCCCCCAGTTGCGCATCCGATTGGCCTCGCTGCATCGGGAATTGGGGCAGATGGAAGCGGCGCTCGCCATTCTGGAGGAGCTGGCCGGCCAGGGCTACCGCGACGTCTCGCTCCATATCAATCTGGCCCGCACCTACCAGTTGACGGGGCGTTTCGACGAAGCGCTGGCCGCGGCGGATAAAGCCCGCTCGCTGGATCTGTCCAATCCCCAGCCGGTCTTGATCGCCGGGCGGGTGCATTTTGATAGCGGCGACTACTCCGCCGCCAAGGCCGACTACGAGTGGGCCATCGACCACCTTTCCTGGCCGGTGGAGTCATTTTATTGGCTGGGCCGCGCCCAGCTGGAATTGCTCGAGTACCGGGAAGCCGTGGAGAACCTGACCAAAGCCGTCGAGCGCATCACCGAAGAACCCGATCTGTCGGACGTGCCGGTGGCCGAGGCCCAAAAGTGGCTGGAGAAAGCCGTCATTCTGGCCAAAAGCGCCGAACCCGCGCCGGAGTCCGACGTCGCGGAGAGCCAGGCCCAATAA